The sequence below is a genomic window from Mycobacterium heidelbergense.
CGGTCGTCGCCGAGGTGACGACGTTGATGTCCATCCCGCGGACCCGGTCGATCTTGTCCACGTCGATCTCGTGGAATACCGACTGCTCGGCCAGCCCGAAGGTGTAGTTGCCGACACCGTCGAACTGCTTGGGCGAAAGCCCGCGAAAGTCACGGATGCGCGGGAGCGCGATCGACGTGAGCCGGTCGAGGAACTCCCACATCCGGTCCCCGCGCAGGGTGACCCGGACGCCGATCGGCATGCCCTCGCGCAACTTGAACTGCGCGATGGACTTGCGCGCCTTGCGAACCTCGGGTTTCTGCCCGGTGATCAGCGCCAGGTCGTTGACCGCGCCGTTGATCAGCTTGGCGTCGCGGGCCGCTTCACCGACGCCCATGTTGACGACGACCTTCGTCACGGTCGGGATCTGCATAACGTTGCCGTAGCCGAACTGCTGGTGCAACGAATCCCGAATCTCTTTGGCGTAGCGCTCCTTGAGGCGCGGCTGAACCTTTTCTGCAGTGCTCATCAGATGTCCTTGCCATTGCGCTTGGAGACGCGGACCCGCTTGCCGGTCTCCTCGTCGACCCGGTAACCGACGCGGGCGGGCTTGCCGTCCGAGTCGACGACCATCACGTTGGACACGTGGATCGGGGCCTCCTGGGTGACGATGCCGCCCGACTGCGCCCCGCGCTGGTTGGTCGAGATCGCGGTGTGCTTCTTGATCCGGTTGACGCCCTCGACCAGCACCCGGTCGCGTTCCGGGTACGCCTGCAAGACTTTGCCCTTGGCCCCTTTATCCTTGCCGGCGATCACCAGGACGGTGTCGCCCTTGCGGACCTTCATCTACAACACCTCCGGGGCCAGCGAGATGATCTTCATGAATCGCTTCTCACGCAGTTCGCGGCCGACTGGGCCGAAGATGCGCGTCCCGCGCGGGTCGTTGTCGGGCTTGATGATCACCGCGGCGTTTTCGTCGAACTTGATGTAGCTGCCGTCGGGCCGCCTGCGCTCCTTGACGGTGCGCACCACGACGGCCTTGACGACGTCGCCGCGCTTGACGTTGCCGCCGGGGATGGCGTCCTTGACGGTGGCGACGATGACGTCACCGATGCCCGCGTAGCGTCGCGACGAACCGCCGAGCACCCGGATGCACAAGATCTCCTTGGCCCCGGTGTTGTCGGCGACCTTCAGCCGCGATTCCTGCTGAATCACTCGATCTCCTGACCTGGTTCACGTGTGCACGGCAGGAGGGAGGCAAAGCCCACCAAAAACCCTGACATGCGCGGTGTTGAAACTTCTTTGTCGCCCAATTGCACGCGGGGCCGATTACACACCGGCCGAGGTCTGCCCAGGGCAACCCCTGAAGTCTAGGGGACGAGCAGCTCAGCGCCAAATTTCGGGCTTGGTCAGGGGTCTATAGCGGCTCTGCTGAGCCTTTCGCCGATCGTGCGGATATCGCCGAGATGGTGAACGCCCTCGTGCATTGCCTGGCGAACCAGCCAGCGTGCGGTGCGGTGTTCGCCTGGCAACCGGGTTGCGACACGGTCCCAGTCCGGCTCCCCCGTGCGGGCAATTTCTTCACAGAAACCCGCTGCGGCGGTCGCAACCTCGCTAAGCGTGGCGGCGAGGTCGCAGTCGTTGTACCGGAAACGACGCGCCCGCAAATCGTTGAACATTGGCTCCAAGGCGGGCTGGTATTCGGTCCGCGTGCGGTGCAATCGGATAGTGAAGGTGACGTAGACATCGCGGAGATGGCAGACATACTCGGCAACCGTCCACACGGTAGGACCGGGCCGCATCCTGCGCACGTCAGCCGGGATTGAGTGCACCGCCTCCCGGACAGCGCGCGGGATGCCGACGATGGAGTCGACCGCATCGCCGACGCTGATCTGCCGGTAAGTCAGCCCACAGACATCGCAGGTGTGATCCTCAGCGGCCAGCGCCGGTAGCGACTCGCGGCTCGAGTGGTTCTCTGCATCCGACGCGGCCACGGGAATATCCTCCGCCTAAAACGGTGTCGGGGTCGGGTGGGGCCGATCCGCCTCGGGCCAGACTCAGGCGCCGCCACAGCGACTGGCCGGCAGGATCGCGTGCATCGTTCTGACAACAGGCGCAGCTCAACATTTGGCCGCCGGGTAGACACGCTGAGCTTGACCGGGAACCATTGGGCCGCAGTCACTTCGCCGTTCTGACGATGGTGAGGTTGTGATCATGTAGCGCGGTGATAAGTGCGCGGGTCCCGTCGTCGTGTTGTGGCGCCAGTTCATGGGCGATGGCTGTGCGCACCACGGCCGATACCGGTAGGCCGCGTTCTGCGGCAGCGGCGCGTAGCCGGGTCATCTCATCGTCGGTGAGGCGCACGGTAAGGGTTTGGGCCTTTTCGCGGTTGGGTTGGGTGGCCGACGCGGTCGTGTATTCAGAGCTGTCGACGGCTTCCAGCATGTCACACGCCAAAGTCGTACGGGTAGGCCGCATTGCTGTAT
It includes:
- the rplX gene encoding 50S ribosomal protein L24 codes for the protein MKVRKGDTVLVIAGKDKGAKGKVLQAYPERDRVLVEGVNRIKKHTAISTNQRGAQSGGIVTQEAPIHVSNVMVVDSDGKPARVGYRVDEETGKRVRVSKRNGKDI
- a CDS encoding ribbon-helix-helix protein, CopG family, with translation MLEAVDSSEYTTASATQPNREKAQTLTVRLTDDEMTRLRAAAAERGLPVSAVVRTAIAHELAPQHDDGTRALITALHDHNLTIVRTAK
- the rplE gene encoding 50S ribosomal protein L5 — its product is MSTAEKVQPRLKERYAKEIRDSLHQQFGYGNVMQIPTVTKVVVNMGVGEAARDAKLINGAVNDLALITGQKPEVRKARKSIAQFKLREGMPIGVRVTLRGDRMWEFLDRLTSIALPRIRDFRGLSPKQFDGVGNYTFGLAEQSVFHEIDVDKIDRVRGMDINVVTSATTDDEGRALLRALGFPFKEN
- a CDS encoding DinB family protein; the encoded protein is MAASDAENHSSRESLPALAAEDHTCDVCGLTYRQISVGDAVDSIVGIPRAVREAVHSIPADVRRMRPGPTVWTVAEYVCHLRDVYVTFTIRLHRTRTEYQPALEPMFNDLRARRFRYNDCDLAATLSEVATAAAGFCEEIARTGEPDWDRVATRLPGEHRTARWLVRQAMHEGVHHLGDIRTIGERLSRAAIDP
- the rplN gene encoding 50S ribosomal protein L14 → MIQQESRLKVADNTGAKEILCIRVLGGSSRRYAGIGDVIVATVKDAIPGGNVKRGDVVKAVVVRTVKERRRPDGSYIKFDENAAVIIKPDNDPRGTRIFGPVGRELREKRFMKIISLAPEVL